A genomic segment from Arcobacter acticola encodes:
- a CDS encoding 3-isopropylmalate dehydratase small subunit, whose protein sequence is MNTITGKVWNFGANIDTDVIIAARYLNSSDPEHLAKYVMEDADPDFPKKLQRGDIIVAGENFGCGSSREHAPIALKAAGVAAVVAPSFARIFYRNAFNMGLPIFELPESLEIKEGENISINLDNGEITNNTTKKTYKFTPIPPFMQELIAAGGLINFAKTEMKKAN, encoded by the coding sequence ATGAATACAATTACTGGAAAAGTATGGAATTTTGGCGCTAATATAGATACAGATGTGATTATTGCGGCAAGATATTTAAATAGTTCAGACCCTGAACATTTAGCAAAGTATGTTATGGAAGATGCAGATCCTGATTTTCCTAAAAAATTACAAAGAGGTGACATTATCGTTGCTGGTGAAAATTTTGGTTGTGGTTCAAGTAGAGAACATGCTCCAATCGCATTAAAAGCTGCAGGTGTTGCTGCTGTTGTTGCTCCTTCTTTTGCAAGAATTTTTTATAGAAATGCATTTAATATGGGTTTACCAATTTTTGAATTACCTGAATCATTAGAAATAAAAGAGGGTGAAAATATTTCTATTAATTTAGATAATGGTGAAATTACAAATAACACTACTAAAAAAACTTATAAATTTACTCCTATTCCTCCTTTTATGCAAGAATTAATTGCAGCTGGTGGATTAATTAATTTTGCAAAAACAGAAATGAAAAAGGCTAACTAA